CTCGCTGCCCTGAAGAAAGCTCTCGCTGCCGGCGGCTACGATGTGGAGAAGAACAACTCCCGCGTCAAGCTCGCCATCAAGAGCCTGGTGACGAAAGGCACCCTGATGCAAGTTAAAGGAACCGGCGCCTCCGGCTCCTTCAAGCTCAGCAAGAAGCAAAGCGAGACCAAGAAGAAGCCGGCCAAGAAGGCGGCTTCTAAAGCCAAGAAGCCCGCCGTCAAGAAACCCGCTGCTGCCAAGAAGCCCAAGAGCGCAGCGGCAAAGAAGCCCGCCGCTAAGAAGTCACCCAAGAAGGCCAAGAAACCCGCCGCCGCAGCCGCTAAGAAGGCGACGAAGAGCCCCAAGAAGGCGAAGAAGCCAGCAACGCCCAAGAAAGCAGCAGCGAAGAGCCCCAAAAAGGCCAAGGCTGCCAAACCCAAGGCGGCAAAGCCTAAAGCTGCTAAGCCTAAAAAGGCAGCTCCCAAGAAGAAATAAACATCTACTGATCTACTCCCCAACGGCTCTTTTCAGAGCCACCCACTAATTCTGAAGAAAGAGCAAAACACTCGATCGATCTGCAGCTTTAATCTTTGTGCAAGTAAATCCATCGGAGGAGTGCATTTGGGTTTCCCTTCTTTCACGATGTTACACGTGTCGACTTGATTTAAAAAACCCATAGTTAATTTCATGCATTACCAGCTTTAATGGATCGTTGATCTGGATTAGGTTAAATACAACAtttaggcctggtttcacaggcAGGGCGTAGACTAAACCAGCATTAGGCCATAGTGAAATTAGGacaaattaatttgtataagtgtgcttagaaaaaaaaaaaaaaaacattactggtgtgcatcctGATACAAaaaaaggcactgatatattttaaaatcagtccGTGCAAGaatctttcagttgaaacagttcagacttacattttagtctaggactaggcttaaatctcgtctgtgaaaccgggggttattgttattgactttttatttctttattttctggACACTTGTTTTGAACTTCTTAATCACCCGTCACAATTGCTTTAATGTTTTCTGTCATGTGTTTAATCTAAAAATGCTGCACAATCCGACAGCCAGCTGTGGAGGCGTGGCTTTGGCGGTCAGTGTTGGAGGGAAGTTCAGCGATTGGTTTGAAACCTTACAAGGCTTTAAACCAATGGGCGACTGGCACGCTCTTTTAAAAGCAGTGCTGCGGAGCTCATGAcatcaacatttttgtttttcgaGCGTAGAAATCAACAGCTAACAATGAGTGGCAGAGGCAAAACCGGTGGCAAGGCGAGAGCGAAGGCTAAGACTCGCTCATCCAGGGCAGGGCTGCAGTTTCCCGTCGGTCGTGTTCACAGGCTTCTTCGCAAAGGCAATTACGCTGAGCGCGTCGGTGCCGGTGCTCCCGTTTATCTGGCGGCTGTGCTCGAGTATCTTACTGCTGAGATCTTGGAGTTGGCTGGAAACGCCGCGAGGGACAACAAGAAGACCCGTATCATTCCTCGTCACCTGCAGCTGGCGGTGCGCAATGACGAGGAGCTCAACAAACTCCTGGGCGGAGTGACTATCGCTCAGGGCGGCGTGCTGCCCAACATCCAGGCTGTGCTGCTGCCCAAAAAGACCGACAAACCCGCCAAAACCAAATAGGCTGTTTTAGGTTTTCTTCTGAAACCAAAGGCTCTTTTAAGAGCCACTCAATTTATCTGCTAGAGAGCgcttttcttttagtttttctttcctGGGCCGACCATACATACTAACAATAAAAGGAAAGAagggtgcacaaaaaaaaaaaaaaaaaaaaaaagctttatgaAATAATTCCTGAACGTTAGTAGTTGTTTGTTAATCTGTTCAGCCGTTTGTCGTGTTTTATTCCCCCCCCCCATTAAAGTTCATTAATGTGAACAGTTTAGATGACGTCCCTAATGCCATAGTTTAATAACAGCGGGGCAGATTGTGTTCGTGTTTTCCATCTGCTAAAACTGGAAACGTCAATCAATAATCACCAGAttacagattaaaataatatcggatttgtttcattttaaatgagtaCTAAAAACAGATGAAACCGAAAAAAGTAACCCCTGAAGTcaaacgtttatttatttatttattttaaatatattgtgttaatatggcaactagtaaataccgtAAACTTTGTGTGGAAACATTTCTATCACGTTATTAAACTAACCCTGTGCTCCATAACATCTGTTCAGTATTTCAAACATgaacatttcataaataaataaagccgtGTTAGTGCAGAGTGTGTGTTTGATGCGTTAAGTCATAAACGGAACAAAGCATTTTGAGCGGGAAATACAAACAGCCTCGTTTGAAAACAGGAGGTGCGCAGTCATTGGCTAGCAGTCATGAACAGACGCCACATATCAGCCAATCACAAGCCTCTGCGCCTTTATGACGCCATAAACTAGCGGCCATATGACGCTTTAAAAACAGGCGGGTGGAGAGCGTTAGTATAGTCTTCTCGTCTACACTGGAGTAGAAAGAACGTCGCAGCAATGGCAAGAACC
The sequence above is a segment of the Labeo rohita strain BAU-BD-2019 chromosome 7, IGBB_LRoh.1.0, whole genome shotgun sequence genome. Coding sequences within it:
- the LOC127168264 gene encoding histone H1, whose protein sequence is MAETAPAAAAPPAKAPKKKSAGKAKKAGPGAAELIVKAVSASKERSGVSLAALKKALAAGGYDVEKNNSRVKLAIKSLVTKGTLMQVKGTGASGSFKLSKKQSETKKKPAKKAASKAKKPAVKKPAAAKKPKSAAAKKPAAKKSPKKAKKPAAAAAKKATKSPKKAKKPATPKKAAAKSPKKAKAAKPKAAKPKAAKPKKAAPKKK
- the LOC127168265 gene encoding histone H2A-like → MSGRGKTGGKARAKAKTRSSRAGLQFPVGRVHRLLRKGNYAERVGAGAPVYLAAVLEYLTAEILELAGNAARDNKKTRIIPRHLQLAVRNDEELNKLLGGVTIAQGGVLPNIQAVLLPKKTDKPAKTK